A genomic segment from uncultured Desulfuromonas sp. encodes:
- a CDS encoding endonuclease MutS2, producing MLQETLHVLEFDKVVSLLGLFTVTVPGKSLTLALRPLQEREAVEASLQRVEEAGALREDKGTPPLGGSHDLHETLERAKTEGVWLSAAALLQVAESLDAARACRGYFGNEAMAPLLAGDVGELQLLAELRDQIKASIGPAGDVLDEASWRLSDLRSQIKVLRGRIRAALEAMLSNSDYEGVFQDQIVTERNGRYVVPVRADYRGRVKGFVHDESASGQTLFIEPAAVLERNNTLQSLRREEQREVERILLELAALVGEARGPLRHNQQILARLDFTCAVARFAELTNACAPQLTAKRQLELREVRHPLLLVGSDGRPRMQNTVAIDLRLGKKHDTLIISGPNTGGKTVALKTVGLLFLMVSAGLPIPCHPRSRVYLFSRVFADIGDEQSIEENLSTFSGHLLRMRRILEQVDGDSLVLLDEAGTGTDPAEGGALALAIMDRLRAIGARTVVTTHLNMIKSYAYLQPRVENAAVEFDPETLAPTYRLHYGVPGASSAFTIARTMGIPDKVLDKANQYLGSEERDGLAMVEQLNQVQNRLEQQLREAEELRNQAATEQRKRLKLLKDFEAQREKLLEKARKRAEQLVNETQGKMKQLLKQAREMQGGDGRQQADLMRQMRESREELPTPVEVKRQRSAPAQLSEGELVRIVALNAEARVERLSGDEVELNVHGKVMRLPLSALEAFSPRRFAETKEKRGGTKSQVDRSHFNPRLDVVGCRVEEALPQVERLIDDALLNNWKDISVVHGRGTGALRQAIHDLLARHRAVTAFHAADNAHGGTAITEIELGD from the coding sequence ATGTTACAGGAAACCCTGCACGTTCTTGAATTTGACAAAGTGGTTTCGTTACTCGGGCTGTTTACCGTGACGGTGCCCGGTAAGTCGCTGACTCTGGCATTGCGTCCGTTGCAGGAGCGCGAAGCGGTTGAGGCCTCGCTGCAGCGGGTGGAAGAAGCCGGCGCCCTGCGGGAAGACAAGGGCACGCCACCTTTGGGTGGCAGCCATGATCTGCACGAGACGCTGGAGCGGGCGAAAACCGAAGGGGTGTGGCTATCGGCAGCGGCGTTGCTGCAGGTCGCCGAGAGCCTGGACGCGGCTCGCGCCTGCCGCGGTTATTTCGGTAACGAGGCGATGGCACCGTTGCTCGCTGGTGATGTTGGAGAGCTGCAACTTCTGGCAGAGTTGCGCGATCAGATCAAGGCCAGTATCGGCCCGGCCGGTGATGTGCTGGATGAGGCATCGTGGCGCTTGTCGGATCTGCGCAGTCAGATCAAAGTTTTGCGTGGCCGGATTCGTGCCGCCCTGGAAGCCATGCTCAGTAATAGCGATTACGAAGGCGTGTTTCAGGATCAGATCGTCACCGAGCGCAACGGCCGCTACGTGGTGCCGGTGCGGGCGGATTATCGCGGTCGGGTTAAAGGCTTTGTCCACGATGAATCAGCCAGTGGTCAGACGTTGTTCATTGAACCGGCGGCGGTGCTGGAGCGTAACAATACGCTGCAGTCGTTGCGGCGTGAAGAACAGCGCGAGGTTGAGCGGATTCTTCTTGAACTGGCGGCACTGGTGGGCGAGGCACGCGGCCCGTTACGCCATAATCAGCAGATCCTGGCGCGACTCGATTTTACCTGTGCCGTGGCCCGGTTCGCTGAATTGACCAACGCCTGCGCACCGCAGTTGACGGCGAAACGGCAGCTGGAACTGCGCGAGGTGCGTCATCCGTTGCTGCTTGTGGGCAGCGATGGGCGGCCGCGGATGCAGAACACCGTGGCCATTGATCTGCGCCTGGGCAAGAAACACGATACGCTGATCATCAGTGGTCCCAACACCGGTGGTAAGACCGTGGCGTTGAAAACCGTGGGCCTGCTGTTTCTGATGGTGTCGGCCGGGTTGCCGATCCCCTGCCATCCGCGCAGTCGGGTGTATCTGTTCAGCCGGGTGTTTGCCGATATCGGCGATGAACAAAGTATTGAAGAGAATCTGTCGACGTTTTCCGGCCATCTGCTGCGGATGCGACGCATTCTCGAACAGGTGGACGGCGATTCTCTGGTGCTGCTCGATGAAGCAGGCACCGGCACGGATCCGGCCGAGGGCGGGGCGCTGGCTCTGGCGATTATGGATCGCTTGCGCGCCATTGGCGCACGCACGGTGGTGACCACTCACCTGAATATGATTAAAAGCTACGCCTATCTGCAACCGCGGGTGGAGAATGCGGCGGTGGAGTTTGATCCCGAGACGCTGGCGCCGACCTATCGCCTCCATTACGGGGTGCCGGGAGCGAGCAGCGCCTTTACCATTGCCCGCACCATGGGCATTCCGGATAAGGTGCTGGATAAGGCTAATCAGTATCTCGGCAGCGAGGAACGTGACGGCCTGGCCATGGTGGAACAGCTTAATCAGGTGCAGAATCGCCTGGAGCAGCAATTGCGCGAAGCCGAAGAGTTGCGTAACCAGGCGGCCACGGAGCAGCGCAAGCGGCTCAAGCTGTTGAAGGACTTTGAAGCCCAACGCGAAAAGCTGCTCGAAAAAGCGCGCAAGCGTGCCGAACAGCTGGTCAATGAGACCCAGGGCAAGATGAAACAGCTGCTCAAGCAGGCGCGCGAGATGCAGGGTGGCGACGGCCGCCAGCAGGCTGACTTGATGCGCCAGATGCGCGAGAGCCGCGAAGAGTTGCCGACGCCGGTGGAAGTCAAGCGCCAGCGCAGCGCCCCGGCTCAGCTCAGTGAAGGCGAGCTGGTGCGGATTGTCGCTCTCAACGCCGAAGCCCGCGTCGAGCGGCTGTCCGGTGATGAGGTTGAGTTGAATGTCCATGGCAAGGTGATGCGCCTGCCGTTGAGCGCCCTGGAGGCGTTCAGCCCGCGCCGCTTTGCCGAGACCAAAGAGAAACGTGGTGGCACTAAGAGCCAGGTGGATCGCAGCCATTTTAACCCGCGTCTCGACGTGGTGGGCTGCCGGGTCGAAGAGGCGCTGCCTCAAGTTGAACGACTGATCGATGATGCCCTGCTCAATAACTGGAAGGACATCAGTGTCGTCCATGGGCGTGGAACGGGTGCTTTGCGTCAGGCGATACATGATCTTCTGGCGCGCCATCGGGCGGTGACGGCATTTCATGCTGCCGACAATGCCCATGGCGGTACGGCGATCACGGAAATCGAGCTGGGGGATTGA
- a CDS encoding CvpA family protein, which yields MNGLDVGILIILALFVVKGALRGLIKEVCSLIGLVVAAGVAFHFYTPLAQKLAEMSQLPLQLCVIVTLVLLFVATMIIFTVIGVVLSRFVRLLFLGGFNRVLGALFSLLQGTFVLALVLYGLSLAQLPSAVRSQFKQSQLRPPFVELGDEMVKLSVRYLDKVS from the coding sequence ATGAATGGACTCGATGTCGGAATTCTGATCATCCTGGCCCTGTTTGTGGTCAAGGGCGCTCTGCGCGGTCTGATCAAAGAGGTCTGTTCTTTGATCGGCCTGGTGGTGGCGGCCGGTGTCGCGTTCCATTTTTATACGCCATTGGCCCAAAAACTGGCGGAGATGAGCCAACTGCCGTTGCAATTGTGCGTCATTGTCACCCTGGTCCTTTTATTTGTCGCAACAATGATTATCTTTACGGTGATTGGTGTTGTGTTATCACGCTTTGTCCGTCTGCTGTTTCTTGGCGGCTTCAATCGCGTGCTCGGTGCACTGTTCAGTTTGCTGCAGGGAACCTTTGTCCTGGCTCTGGTGCTCTATGGCCTGTCTCTGGCTCAATTGCCGTCGGCAGTGCGATCGCAGTTCAAACAGTCGCAACTGCGGCCGCCATTTGTCGAGCTGGGTGATGAAATGGTCAAGTTGAGTGTGCGCTATCTCGACAAAGTTTCTTGA
- a CDS encoding GatB/YqeY domain-containing protein — translation MDLQQRLTEAMKEAMKAKQTERLGVIRLIRTAIKNAEIDQRKEMDDDAIIAVMSTLLKQRRESAQIYRDNDRLDLAEKEEREIEVLQEFLPQALTEEELKQLIAAAIAEVGASSMKEMGAVMKAVTAQTVGRADGRVVSELVKASLMNR, via the coding sequence ATGGATTTACAACAACGCCTCACTGAGGCGATGAAAGAGGCCATGAAGGCCAAGCAGACCGAACGCCTCGGCGTCATTCGCCTGATCCGTACCGCCATCAAAAATGCCGAAATCGATCAGCGTAAAGAGATGGACGACGACGCGATTATTGCCGTCATGTCGACCCTGCTCAAGCAGCGCCGCGAGTCGGCACAGATCTACCGTGATAATGATCGGCTGGATCTGGCGGAGAAAGAGGAGCGCGAAATTGAGGTGCTGCAGGAGTTTCTGCCCCAGGCGTTGACCGAAGAGGAACTCAAGCAGCTGATCGCCGCCGCAATCGCCGAAGTGGGTGCCTCCTCGATGAAAGAGATGGGCGCAGTGATGAAAGCGGTCACCGCACAAACCGTGGGACGTGCCGATGGCCGGGTGGTCAGCGAGCTGGTCAAGGCCAGTTTGATGAATCGTTAA
- the hisIE gene encoding bifunctional phosphoribosyl-AMP cyclohydrolase/phosphoribosyl-ATP diphosphatase HisIE — MRLVEQLKFDDNGLVPCITQDVDSGEVLMLAYMNEEAVENTLNTGKVHYYSRSRGKQWMKGESSGHVQKVREIRYDCDGDTLLIKVEQVGAACHTGRHSCFYSVWDDSKLVIDGEPEVDATAVYGEKDILDAVYHVIQDRRRNPSEKSYVHSLFTKGLDKILSKIGEEATETAVAGKGGDREEVIYEVADLFFHTLILLGYYDLPPERIYAELRRRFGLSGIEEKESRTK, encoded by the coding sequence ATGCGTCTGGTTGAGCAGTTAAAATTTGATGATAACGGCCTGGTGCCGTGTATTACTCAGGATGTTGACAGCGGTGAAGTGCTGATGCTGGCCTACATGAATGAAGAGGCCGTGGAAAACACCCTGAATACCGGTAAGGTTCATTACTACAGTCGTTCCCGCGGAAAGCAGTGGATGAAGGGCGAATCTTCCGGTCACGTGCAGAAAGTGCGGGAAATTCGCTATGACTGTGACGGTGATACCCTGCTGATCAAAGTCGAGCAAGTGGGCGCGGCCTGCCACACCGGTCGCCATTCCTGTTTCTACAGCGTTTGGGACGACAGCAAACTGGTGATTGACGGTGAGCCGGAAGTGGATGCCACGGCTGTGTATGGCGAGAAAGACATTCTCGATGCGGTGTATCATGTCATCCAGGACCGTCGTCGCAACCCGTCGGAAAAATCCTACGTTCATTCGTTGTTTACCAAGGGGCTGGATAAAATCCTCAGCAAAATCGGTGAAGAAGCGACGGAAACCGCTGTGGCTGGCAAAGGTGGCGACCGCGAGGAAGTGATCTACGAAGTCGCGGATCTGTTTTTCCACACCTTGATTCTGCTGGGCTACTACGATCTGCCGCCCGAGCGCATTTACGCCGAGCTGCGCCGCCGCTTTGGCCTGTCAGGGATTGAGGAAAAAGAGTCTCGTACGAAATAA
- the hisF gene encoding imidazole glycerol phosphate synthase subunit HisF — translation MLTRRIIPCLDVKDGRVVKGVQFVDLIDAGDPVEAAMAYDAQGADELTFLDITASSDKRNIILDVVARTAEQVFMPLTVGGGIREIADIRNLLNAGADKVSINTAAVHRPEFVREAAERFGTQCIVVAIDARRVPGSDPQRWEVYTHGGRNATGIDAIEWAVKMEDLGAGEILLTSMDCDGTKDGYDIALTRAVSDAVHIPVIASGGVGNLEHIKDGLTEGGASAALAASIFHFREYTIAECKEYLQQHQVPVRI, via the coding sequence ATGCTGACACGACGCATTATTCCCTGTCTTGATGTCAAAGACGGCCGGGTGGTCAAAGGGGTGCAGTTTGTTGATCTCATCGACGCCGGTGACCCGGTGGAAGCGGCCATGGCTTATGACGCCCAGGGCGCTGACGAACTGACGTTTCTCGATATCACCGCATCCAGCGACAAGCGCAATATCATTCTCGATGTGGTGGCGCGCACGGCTGAGCAGGTGTTCATGCCGTTGACCGTTGGTGGTGGCATTCGCGAGATTGCCGACATCCGCAACCTGCTCAATGCCGGAGCGGACAAGGTCAGTATTAACACCGCTGCTGTGCATCGTCCCGAGTTTGTCCGTGAGGCGGCTGAGCGCTTCGGAACTCAGTGCATCGTCGTCGCCATCGATGCGCGTCGCGTGCCCGGCAGTGATCCGCAACGCTGGGAGGTCTATACTCACGGCGGTCGCAACGCCACCGGTATTGATGCCATTGAATGGGCGGTGAAGATGGAAGATCTGGGTGCTGGAGAGATTCTGCTCACTTCCATGGATTGCGACGGCACCAAGGATGGTTACGATATCGCCCTGACCCGGGCGGTCAGTGATGCCGTGCATATCCCGGTGATCGCCTCCGGCGGCGTCGGCAATCTGGAGCATATCAAGGATGGCCTGACCGAAGGTGGCGCCAGTGCTGCCCTGGCGGCAAGCATCTTTCACTTCCGCGAGTACACCATTGCCGAGTGTAAAGAGTATTTACAGCAACACCAGGTCCCGGTGCGGATCTGA
- the hisA gene encoding 1-(5-phosphoribosyl)-5-[(5-phosphoribosylamino)methylideneamino]imidazole-4-carboxamide isomerase → MIVIPAIDLKNGACVRLEQGLMDRDTVYSDDPGAQARIWQDQGGEMLHIVDLDGAFAGEPKNRHAIESIVNALDIPTELGGGIRDMETIECYLKLGVSRVILGTIAKENPQFVKQACKAFPGQIVVGIDAKQGLVAVRGWADVTEKKAIDLAREMEDFGVEAIIYTDIARDGMMQGPNLKETGDLAEAITIPVIASGGVSSLQDIENLLTIKDKGVAGVITGKAIYSGALDLREAVALTRRKR, encoded by the coding sequence ATGATCGTTATTCCCGCCATTGATTTAAAAAACGGTGCCTGTGTCCGACTGGAACAGGGGCTGATGGACCGTGATACCGTGTATTCCGATGATCCCGGTGCGCAGGCTCGCATCTGGCAGGACCAGGGCGGTGAGATGCTGCATATCGTCGATCTCGACGGTGCCTTTGCCGGTGAGCCGAAGAATCGCCATGCTATAGAGTCTATCGTTAATGCGTTGGATATCCCGACGGAACTTGGCGGCGGCATCCGCGATATGGAAACCATTGAGTGTTATCTCAAACTCGGCGTCAGTCGAGTGATCCTCGGCACCATTGCCAAGGAGAATCCCCAGTTCGTCAAACAAGCGTGCAAAGCGTTTCCCGGTCAGATTGTCGTCGGTATCGACGCCAAACAAGGACTGGTGGCCGTGCGTGGCTGGGCTGATGTGACGGAGAAGAAAGCCATTGATCTGGCCCGTGAGATGGAGGACTTCGGTGTTGAGGCAATCATCTATACCGATATTGCCCGTGACGGCATGATGCAGGGGCCCAACCTCAAAGAGACTGGCGACCTGGCCGAAGCCATCACCATTCCGGTGATTGCCTCCGGCGGTGTGTCGAGTCTTCAGGACATTGAGAACCTGCTGACCATCAAGGACAAAGGCGTCGCCGGCGTGATTACCGGCAAGGCGATCTACAGCGGTGCCTTGGATTTGCGCGAGGCTGTGGCTCTGACACGGAGAAAGAGGTAA
- the hisH gene encoding imidazole glycerol phosphate synthase subunit HisH: protein MITIIDYGMGNLRSVQKGFEKVGYTAQVTDDPRVVEKAERLVLPGVGAFRDCMDNLREGGFIEPIHQFVATGRPFLGICLGLQMLLSESEEFGHHQGLGIIPGKVTRFAEDMQVDGETLKVPHMGWNRIQHREIPLFKGVAQDSFVYFVHSYYVQPEDSAVVAATTDYGIEFCSAICRDNVMATQFHPEKSQQVGLTMLKNFGEL, encoded by the coding sequence ATGATTACAATTATCGATTACGGCATGGGCAATCTGCGCAGTGTGCAGAAAGGCTTTGAAAAAGTGGGCTACACCGCCCAGGTGACCGATGATCCGCGCGTGGTGGAAAAAGCCGAGCGCTTGGTGTTGCCCGGCGTCGGCGCGTTTCGCGACTGCATGGACAACCTGCGCGAGGGCGGTTTTATTGAACCGATCCATCAGTTTGTTGCCACCGGACGGCCATTTCTAGGTATTTGCCTCGGTTTGCAGATGCTGCTGAGTGAGAGTGAAGAGTTTGGGCATCATCAGGGCCTTGGCATTATTCCCGGTAAAGTCACCCGCTTTGCTGAAGATATGCAGGTCGACGGTGAAACCCTCAAGGTGCCGCACATGGGCTGGAACCGCATTCAACACCGTGAGATTCCCCTGTTCAAGGGGGTTGCACAGGATAGTTTCGTCTATTTTGTCCACTCCTACTACGTGCAGCCCGAAGACAGTGCCGTGGTCGCCGCAACCACCGATTACGGCATCGAGTTCTGCAGCGCCATCTGTCGTGACAATGTGATGGCCACCCAGTTTCACCCGGAAAAAAGCCAGCAGGTCGGTCTGACCATGCTGAAGAATTTTGGAGAACTGTAA
- the hisB gene encoding imidazoleglycerol-phosphate dehydratase HisB yields MSRTACIERRTAETSIDLKLDLDGSGQGEISTSVPFLDHMLTLLKGHGFFDLTINAQGDVEIDDHHTVEDMGICLGEAFKQALGDKKGIRRYGRFTMPMHEALASVILDFSGRPHLVFNVDMPKAKVGQFDTELVEEFFVAFCNHAGLNLHINLAYGSNLHHIIEAIFKGFGRALDEATQIDPRISGVMSTKGKLE; encoded by the coding sequence ATGTCACGAACTGCTTGCATTGAACGCCGCACGGCTGAAACGTCCATTGACCTGAAACTGGACCTGGACGGTAGCGGCCAGGGCGAAATCAGCACCTCGGTGCCGTTTCTCGACCACATGCTGACCCTGCTCAAGGGCCATGGTTTTTTTGATCTGACCATCAATGCTCAGGGCGATGTCGAAATTGACGATCATCACACCGTCGAAGATATGGGCATCTGCCTTGGTGAAGCCTTCAAGCAGGCCCTTGGCGACAAGAAAGGCATCCGCCGTTACGGCCGTTTCACCATGCCGATGCACGAAGCGCTGGCCTCGGTGATTCTCGACTTCTCCGGGCGTCCGCATCTGGTGTTCAACGTCGATATGCCCAAGGCTAAGGTGGGTCAGTTTGATACCGAACTGGTGGAAGAGTTTTTTGTCGCTTTCTGCAACCATGCCGGGCTGAATTTGCATATCAACTTGGCCTACGGCAGCAATCTGCACCACATTATCGAAGCGATTTTCAAGGGTTTCGGTCGCGCCCTCGATGAAGCGACCCAGATCGACCCGCGTATCAGCGGCGTTATGTCGACCAAAGGAAAACTGGAATAG
- the hisD gene encoding histidinol dehydrogenase, producing MIKLLRFDDPDFAESFAHIENRAEEIPANIDTTVRAIIDDVQQRGDAALQDYTLRFDRLDLQAKGMEVTAEEIAAAVAKVSAEELDALKLAAERIGTYHRRQKQETWLSTDESDILLGQMIRPLDRVGIYVPGGKAAYPSSVLMNAIPAKVAGVPEVIMVVPMPDGEANPHVLAAAHIAGVDRIFRVGGAQAVAALAYGTDTIPRVDKITGPGNIYVATAKKMVFGQVDIDMIAGPSEILVVNDGSGCARHIAADLLSQAEHDELASAVLVTSCDTMAKEVAAEVEKQLALLPRNAIARSSIDEYGAIIVADNLDQVLEFCNRIATEHLELAVDNPFDLLPKVRHAGAIFMGHHTPEALGDYVAGPNHTLPTGGTARFFSPLSLDDFVKKSSLICCSPAGLKRLGPQTVQIAKLEGLDAHARSVSHRLDDDA from the coding sequence ATGATCAAGCTACTCCGTTTTGATGACCCGGATTTTGCTGAATCGTTCGCCCATATTGAAAACCGCGCCGAGGAGATTCCCGCGAATATCGATACCACGGTGCGGGCGATAATTGACGACGTGCAGCAACGCGGTGATGCCGCGCTGCAGGACTATACCCTGCGTTTTGACCGTCTTGATCTGCAGGCCAAAGGCATGGAAGTCACCGCTGAAGAGATTGCCGCAGCCGTGGCCAAAGTAAGCGCGGAAGAGCTTGACGCGTTGAAACTGGCCGCCGAACGGATCGGCACCTATCACCGTCGCCAGAAGCAGGAGACCTGGTTGTCCACCGACGAGAGCGACATTCTGCTCGGTCAGATGATCCGCCCGCTCGATCGGGTCGGCATCTACGTGCCTGGCGGCAAGGCCGCCTATCCGTCGTCGGTGTTGATGAATGCCATTCCCGCCAAGGTGGCTGGTGTGCCGGAAGTGATCATGGTGGTGCCGATGCCCGATGGCGAGGCCAATCCCCACGTCTTGGCTGCCGCGCACATTGCCGGGGTGGATCGCATTTTCCGCGTTGGCGGTGCTCAGGCCGTAGCAGCACTGGCCTATGGCACGGATACCATTCCGCGGGTGGATAAAATTACCGGACCCGGCAACATCTACGTGGCTACCGCCAAGAAGATGGTGTTCGGCCAGGTGGATATCGACATGATTGCCGGACCCAGCGAGATTCTGGTGGTCAACGACGGCAGCGGCTGTGCCCGCCACATCGCCGCCGACCTGCTGTCGCAGGCCGAACACGATGAGCTGGCTTCGGCCGTGCTGGTGACCAGCTGTGACACCATGGCCAAAGAAGTCGCCGCCGAGGTGGAAAAGCAGCTGGCGCTGTTGCCGCGCAATGCCATTGCCCGTTCCTCCATTGATGAGTACGGGGCGATCATTGTTGCCGATAATCTTGATCAGGTGCTCGAGTTCTGCAACCGCATTGCCACCGAGCATCTGGAGCTGGCCGTGGACAACCCTTTCGACCTGTTGCCGAAAGTGCGTCATGCCGGAGCAATTTTCATGGGCCACCATACCCCGGAAGCGCTGGGTGACTATGTGGCCGGACCGAACCACACCCTGCCCACCGGTGGCACGGCGCGGTTCTTTTCGCCGTTGTCGCTGGATGATTTCGTCAAGAAGTCGAGCCTGATCTGCTGCTCACCGGCCGGGTTGAAACGCCTCGGCCCGCAGACGGTACAGATTGCCAAGCTCGAAGGGCTGGATGCCCATGCCCGCTCGGTCAGTCACCGGCTCGACGACGACGCGTAA
- the hisG gene encoding ATP phosphoribosyltransferase yields the protein MSDYITFALPKGRILEDSMELFAQIGISCPEMEEKNRKLVFENKEDKLRFMAVRATDVPTYVEYGCADIGVVGKDTLLEQDKDLYEPLDLNFGYCRLVVAEPKALSEQDDPTSWSNIRVATKYPKVTERYFAGKGVQVELIKLYGSIELAPLVGLSERIVDLVSTGATLRDNGMVEVETIAEITTRLIVNRASMKTKHERIRKIIDGLEKVIADTPKISQ from the coding sequence ATGAGTGATTACATCACCTTTGCCCTGCCAAAGGGGCGCATTTTGGAAGATTCCATGGAGCTGTTTGCCCAAATCGGCATCAGTTGCCCGGAAATGGAAGAAAAAAACCGCAAACTGGTGTTTGAGAATAAAGAAGATAAACTGCGTTTCATGGCCGTACGCGCTACGGACGTGCCGACCTATGTTGAATACGGCTGCGCCGATATCGGGGTTGTCGGCAAAGATACGCTGTTGGAACAGGACAAAGATCTGTACGAGCCGCTCGATCTCAACTTCGGTTATTGCCGCCTGGTGGTGGCTGAGCCCAAGGCCTTGAGTGAGCAGGATGATCCCACCAGTTGGTCGAATATCCGCGTCGCCACCAAGTATCCCAAAGTGACGGAGCGTTATTTTGCCGGCAAAGGGGTGCAGGTGGAACTGATCAAGCTCTACGGTTCGATTGAGCTGGCACCGCTGGTCGGCCTGTCCGAGCGGATTGTCGACCTGGTCTCCACCGGCGCGACCCTGCGTGACAACGGCATGGTGGAAGTGGAAACCATCGCCGAAATTACCACCCGGCTGATCGTCAACCGGGCCAGCATGAAGACCAAACACGAGCGGATTCGAAAGATTATCGATGGCCTGGAAAAAGTGATTGCCGATACGCCGAAAATCTCTCAATAA
- the murA gene encoding UDP-N-acetylglucosamine 1-carboxyvinyltransferase: MKKIVIHGGRRLQGTVEVSGAKNAALPLLCATLLCPGEHRLGNVPNLRDIQTVLQLLETLGATTVFDNGQVRVNADRVINAEAPYDLVKTMRASVLVLGPLVARFGQARVSLPGGCAIGARPIDLHLKGLEAMGAEITLDHGYVEARAEKLRGATIYFDTPTVGGTENLMMAAALAEGTTVLENAACEPEIVDLANALNAMGACVRGAGSDTVTIEGVDSLQPMDHQVMMDRIEAGTFMVAAAMTRGDVLISNADADCLEAVISKLREAGVEVILGDDGIRVRGPEQIKPLQIKTSPHPGFPTDMQAQFMAMLTLANGTSVIAENVFENRFMHVCELQRLGSKIRIDGKQALVEGVEQLLGAPVMATDLRASASLVLAGLAADNTTEVSRIYHLDRGYERLEEKLLALGADIRRVAEDA; the protein is encoded by the coding sequence GTGAAGAAGATAGTGATCCACGGCGGACGCCGATTACAGGGAACGGTCGAAGTGAGCGGGGCAAAGAATGCTGCTCTGCCACTGTTGTGTGCGACCCTGTTGTGTCCAGGTGAGCATCGGTTGGGGAATGTTCCCAATTTGAGAGACATTCAGACCGTTTTACAGTTGCTAGAGACCCTTGGCGCAACGACGGTGTTCGATAACGGCCAGGTGCGGGTGAATGCCGACCGGGTCATCAACGCTGAAGCGCCCTATGATCTGGTTAAAACCATGCGCGCCTCGGTGCTGGTACTCGGCCCACTGGTGGCTCGCTTTGGTCAGGCACGGGTCAGTTTGCCGGGCGGCTGTGCCATCGGCGCGCGGCCCATTGACCTGCACCTCAAGGGCCTCGAAGCCATGGGCGCCGAGATTACCCTCGACCACGGCTATGTCGAAGCGCGGGCAGAAAAGCTGCGTGGTGCAACCATCTATTTTGATACGCCAACCGTGGGCGGCACCGAAAACCTGATGATGGCCGCCGCTCTGGCTGAAGGCACCACCGTTTTGGAAAACGCCGCCTGCGAGCCGGAGATCGTTGATCTGGCCAATGCGCTCAATGCCATGGGCGCCTGCGTGCGCGGTGCCGGAAGCGACACGGTCACCATTGAAGGGGTGGACAGTCTGCAACCGATGGATCATCAGGTGATGATGGATCGCATTGAGGCGGGGACCTTTATGGTCGCTGCGGCTATGACGCGTGGCGATGTGCTGATCAGTAACGCCGATGCCGATTGCCTGGAAGCGGTGATCAGCAAGCTGCGTGAGGCCGGAGTCGAAGTGATCCTCGGTGATGATGGTATCCGTGTTCGAGGCCCTGAGCAAATTAAGCCGTTACAGATCAAGACCAGTCCACATCCCGGATTTCCGACGGATATGCAGGCCCAGTTCATGGCCATGCTGACCTTGGCCAACGGCACCAGTGTTATTGCCGAGAATGTGTTTGAGAACCGCTTCATGCACGTGTGTGAATTGCAGCGACTCGGCTCGAAGATCCGCATCGATGGCAAACAGGCTCTGGTGGAAGGGGTTGAACAGCTGTTGGGCGCGCCGGTGATGGCTACGGATCTGCGTGCCAGTGCCTCGCTGGTCCTGGCCGGGCTGGCGGCAGATAACACCACCGAAGTGTCGCGGATCTACCATCTGGATCGCGGCTATGAACGACTCGAAGAAAAATTGCTGGCCTTAGGTGCCGATATCCGCCGTGTGGCGGAAGACGCCTGA